Proteins co-encoded in one Planctomycetota bacterium genomic window:
- a CDS encoding IMP dehydrogenase — protein sequence MAFKDRICGDGITFDDCLLVPALSDVVPRDVDTSTQLTREIRINIPIVSAAMDT from the coding sequence ATGGCTTTCAAGGACCGGATTTGCGGTGACGGCATCACGTTCGACGATTGCCTGCTCGTGCCCGCTCTCAGCGACGTCGTGCCTCGCGACGTCGACACCTCTACGCAACTGACGCGCGAAATCCGCATCAACATTCCCATCGTCTCCGCCGCCATGGACACC